A portion of the Candidatus Pristimantibacillus lignocellulolyticus genome contains these proteins:
- a CDS encoding ABC transporter substrate-binding protein codes for MASGVWMKKVVLLICLSILLLVMSCSPSNRSTNMPDDNSQVIQLEFWTPFSGGDNRFMTQLVNLFNEENSQIQVIQVNSRLDDYYSRLRTTILSGNAPDVAILHQTSLPQFVQNGYIENLEEPAKAVNLEWNTFNANILESTVYDQVPYAVPLDTHTLVLYYNKDTLKQAGLLDAQGEPLLNSGQSLEDFLQVLKQQLPPSIAPLAQPGTRIDSVWLWWSLYNQIDGGGAFYNDAQTEVVINNDKALTALQFVHRLYTEGIIPPNINDAFKMFYDGQAAVLITGVWGTGAFEEAENLDFGVIPLPVVFDHEAVWGDSHTLVIPTKHGMTNEKRNAALYFMKWLVEHGAKWAEAGHVPSKISVVESPEYKALPFRSDYAATADYVAYWPRHVMQWPIVEILIQEFEKMNYGLQTPEETLRQTQIKINDELKE; via the coding sequence ATGGCCAGCGGAGTATGGATGAAAAAGGTTGTGCTATTAATTTGTCTTAGCATCCTATTATTAGTAATGAGCTGTTCTCCTTCGAATCGTTCCACCAATATGCCTGACGACAACTCGCAAGTTATTCAGCTGGAATTTTGGACGCCGTTTAGCGGTGGGGATAATCGATTTATGACTCAGCTTGTTAACTTGTTTAATGAAGAAAACAGTCAAATTCAGGTCATACAAGTAAATTCTCGATTAGATGATTATTACTCACGTTTGCGTACAACGATATTATCAGGCAATGCACCCGATGTTGCCATTTTACATCAGACAAGTTTACCTCAATTTGTCCAAAATGGTTATATTGAAAATTTAGAAGAGCCTGCTAAAGCGGTCAATTTAGAGTGGAATACTTTTAACGCTAATATTTTGGAGTCCACAGTCTATGATCAAGTTCCTTACGCTGTGCCTCTAGATACGCATACATTAGTACTTTATTATAATAAAGATACTTTAAAGCAGGCAGGGTTGTTAGATGCGCAAGGTGAGCCATTGCTGAATAGCGGACAATCCTTAGAAGATTTTTTACAAGTGTTAAAACAACAATTACCACCATCGATTGCTCCTTTGGCACAGCCAGGAACTAGAATTGATTCCGTATGGTTATGGTGGAGCTTATACAATCAAATAGATGGTGGGGGAGCGTTCTATAATGATGCACAAACCGAAGTTGTTATTAACAATGATAAAGCGCTAACAGCACTTCAATTCGTTCATCGACTTTATACTGAAGGCATTATTCCACCTAATATTAACGATGCTTTCAAAATGTTTTATGATGGGCAGGCTGCTGTTCTTATTACAGGAGTATGGGGGACAGGGGCGTTTGAAGAAGCGGAAAATTTGGATTTTGGAGTAATCCCACTCCCTGTTGTATTTGATCATGAAGCAGTCTGGGGAGATTCTCATACGTTAGTAATACCGACTAAACATGGCATGACGAATGAAAAAAGAAATGCTGCTTTGTACTTTATGAAGTGGCTTGTAGAACATGGTGCTAAGTGGGCGGAAGCGGGGCATGTACCAAGTAAGATCTCTGTTGTGGAAAGTCCGGAATATAAAGCTCTGCCTTTTCGTAGTGATTACGCTGCGACAGCAGACTATGTAGCATATTGGCCTAGACATGTGATGCAATGGCCGATTGTCGAAATTCTTATTCAAGAGTTTGAAAAGATGAACTACGGACTACAGACACCAGAAGAGACACTGAGACAAACGCAAATCAAAATAAATGATGAATTGAAGGAATAA
- a CDS encoding family 43 glycosylhydrolase yields MKITQKQMVIVVVILLAVLGGLLMIRSQIKDVQINVPYNGHGGTYKNLLVTMDTPDPSVVYHQGFYYMTFTHDGIDIMLLRSKTLDFRNAEQKVVWYPPVNTMYSANLWAPEIQFIQGKWYIYFAADNGQNENHRMYALEAVTDDPMGEYSFMGQVTDASDKWAIDGLVLEQDDQLYFVWSGWEGDENIAQNTYIAPMSNPYTINGPRVMISKPDLEWEKAGGPPYINEGQAILKKDGQIHIAYSGAGSWTPDYSIGLLTLEKGADPLDASKWSKAIEPLMTRDDEANVYGPGHNSFVTSPDGSETFIVYHATTGINDGWSNRRARAQRVKWNEAGHPSFGSPLSLMTAINVPEGSGIYRSVDAIEEVDGYRYTGIVTMVDTVIPILFHYKNVTGETRALTVALNGQEEQQLKLAPTLADELGYVYLQGSLLAGENGITLQGADVKEHIYAIEIPRYEAEYTTIFGDSETQDNPFASNGSTVFIAESKQKAISFSNIKVPSAGEYEIHFAIANTSGQEQEIDITINESKKQRLTISSTERNQFIPNSMIVKLVEGSNAIHLTNATSPLEIDYIDISAATKH; encoded by the coding sequence ATGAAAATTACTCAAAAACAAATGGTTATTGTAGTTGTAATTTTGCTAGCAGTACTAGGGGGATTGCTAATGATTCGGTCACAGATTAAGGACGTTCAAATAAATGTCCCGTATAATGGACATGGGGGTACTTACAAAAACTTGTTAGTAACTATGGACACCCCAGATCCAAGTGTTGTCTATCATCAAGGTTTTTACTATATGACGTTTACGCATGATGGTATTGATATTATGCTGCTTCGCTCAAAAACGTTAGATTTTAGAAATGCAGAGCAAAAAGTCGTATGGTATCCACCAGTTAATACGATGTATTCTGCTAATTTATGGGCACCTGAAATTCAGTTCATTCAAGGGAAATGGTACATATATTTTGCGGCGGATAATGGTCAAAATGAAAACCATCGTATGTACGCTCTTGAAGCAGTAACGGATGATCCAATGGGTGAATATAGCTTCATGGGGCAAGTTACTGACGCTAGCGATAAATGGGCAATTGATGGTTTAGTGTTGGAACAAGATGATCAATTATATTTTGTTTGGTCTGGTTGGGAAGGCGATGAAAATATCGCTCAAAATACATATATTGCTCCTATGAGTAATCCATATACCATTAATGGGCCAAGAGTTATGATCAGTAAACCTGATCTTGAATGGGAAAAAGCGGGAGGCCCGCCTTACATTAATGAGGGTCAAGCAATATTGAAAAAGGATGGTCAAATTCACATTGCTTATTCAGGTGCGGGTAGCTGGACACCTGATTATAGTATAGGTTTACTTACTTTAGAAAAAGGCGCTGACCCGTTAGACGCATCTAAGTGGAGTAAAGCGATAGAACCACTTATGACTCGGGATGATGAGGCTAACGTGTATGGCCCAGGACATAATTCATTTGTAACATCACCTGATGGAAGTGAAACTTTTATTGTTTATCACGCAACAACGGGCATTAATGATGGTTGGAGCAACCGCCGTGCTCGTGCGCAAAGAGTGAAATGGAATGAGGCAGGACATCCAAGCTTTGGTTCCCCGTTGTCGCTTATGACGGCTATAAATGTACCTGAAGGTTCAGGTATATACAGAAGTGTGGATGCAATTGAGGAAGTTGACGGTTACCGATATACAGGTATTGTTACTATGGTAGATACTGTAATCCCAATATTATTCCATTACAAAAATGTAACTGGTGAGACCCGTGCATTAACGGTAGCTTTAAACGGGCAGGAAGAGCAACAGCTTAAACTTGCTCCAACTTTAGCTGATGAACTAGGATATGTGTACTTGCAGGGGTCATTATTAGCGGGAGAGAACGGAATTACTTTGCAAGGAGCAGATGTTAAGGAACATATTTATGCTATTGAAATTCCAAGGTATGAGGCAGAATATACTACTATTTTTGGAGATTCTGAAACTCAAGATAATCCGTTCGCTTCTAACGGGAGTACTGTATTTATTGCTGAAAGCAAGCAGAAGGCAATCAGTTTCTCTAATATTAAGGTTCCATCAGCTGGCGAATATGAAATACATTTTGCAATAGCTAATACAAGTGGACAGGAGCAAGAAATAGATATTACAATCAATGAAAGCAAGAAGCAACGTCTTACAATATCTAGCACGGAGCGTAATCAGTTTATACCAAATAGTATGATTGTTAAGTTAGTCGAAGGTTCTAATGCCATTCATCTAACAAATGCAACGAGTCCATTAGAAATTGATTATATTGACATTAGTGCGGCAACTAAACATTAA
- a CDS encoding carbohydrate ABC transporter permease has product MLARKIGVILVASIIGIIFIIPLIWMLSTAFKNDFEALSGQMNLFPINPTIDNFVQGIQGEFMNVPIMRWIGNSLLVGVVGTVIVLLIDSMAAYGLARLNDMPLRRIMLPIFIASLMIPSVLTFLPMYMEFNALGLLNTYPALVLPATAGAFGVFLLYQFFVSFPKEIEEAARIDGANKWHIYARILLPSAISIMVTLAIFTFMGIYNDFVWPLYATSSPEMRTITAGIAIMATGSYTQSYGKLMAMTTIAALPVIVIFIVGQRSFVKAITQSAVK; this is encoded by the coding sequence ATGCTAGCACGAAAAATTGGTGTTATTTTAGTGGCAAGCATAATCGGTATTATTTTTATTATTCCTTTAATATGGATGCTATCTACTGCATTCAAAAATGATTTTGAGGCACTTTCAGGACAAATGAATTTGTTCCCGATTAATCCGACCATTGATAACTTTGTGCAAGGGATTCAAGGGGAATTCATGAATGTTCCTATCATGCGCTGGATCGGAAATTCATTGCTGGTTGGAGTTGTCGGAACTGTTATTGTGCTACTTATTGATTCCATGGCAGCATATGGATTGGCAAGGCTGAATGATATGCCTTTACGACGTATAATGCTACCTATCTTTATAGCATCGCTAATGATCCCTTCTGTACTTACGTTTTTGCCTATGTACATGGAATTCAATGCGTTAGGTCTACTTAATACTTATCCAGCTTTAGTTCTTCCGGCGACAGCAGGGGCATTCGGTGTATTTCTACTTTATCAATTTTTTGTATCGTTTCCTAAGGAAATTGAAGAAGCTGCTCGGATTGATGGTGCGAATAAGTGGCATATATATGCTCGTATATTGCTGCCATCAGCTATTTCAATTATGGTTACACTTGCGATCTTCACATTTATGGGGATTTATAATGATTTTGTGTGGCCACTATATGCAACATCTTCTCCAGAGATGCGAACCATTACGGCAGGTATTGCAATTATGGCAACAGGAAGCTACACACAAAGTTACGGCAAATTGATGGCAATGACAACGATTGCTGCTCTACCAGTTATTGTTATTTTTATCGTTGGTCAAAGATCGTTTGTTAAAGCAATTACACAATCTGCAGTGAAATAG
- a CDS encoding homoserine dehydrogenase: MKPIKVGLLGLGTVGTGVVRIVENHQDDLHNQVGSSIEITKILVSNVNKERNIEVDRSKLTEDPWEVVRHPEIDVIIEVMGGTTDTKDYIVEALNLGKNVVTANKDLMALYGTELLEIAQRNSCDVYYEASVAGGIPIIRTLIDGFSSDRVTKIMGIVNGTTNFILTKMTQEGASYDDVLKEAQALGYAEADPTSDVEGLDAARKMTILARLGFHTAVSLDDVSVKGISSVTKEDIQYAKHLGYQLKLLGIAECDENQVSVSVQPTMVKNSHPIASVNGVFNAVLVYGEAVGETMFYGAGAGELPTATSVVADLVAVSKNIKLGISGKRVNTAYKQTVLKTDDQISSKYFLLLEVADRAGVLARITQEFANHEVSLESVLQQPNQNQTHAEIIVITHDASKAAIQNVLSSFNALDVIHEVKSVYRVEG; encoded by the coding sequence ATGAAACCTATTAAAGTAGGATTATTAGGGCTAGGTACTGTAGGTACTGGCGTAGTCCGTATAGTGGAGAATCATCAAGACGATTTGCATAATCAAGTAGGTAGTTCTATCGAAATTACAAAAATACTTGTTTCGAATGTGAACAAAGAGCGCAACATTGAAGTTGACCGCTCTAAGTTAACTGAAGATCCGTGGGAAGTCGTTCGTCATCCCGAAATTGATGTGATCATTGAAGTAATGGGCGGAACTACGGATACAAAAGATTATATAGTAGAAGCACTTAATCTTGGTAAAAACGTTGTTACAGCAAATAAAGATCTAATGGCGCTTTATGGAACGGAATTATTAGAAATTGCACAACGTAATAGTTGTGATGTGTATTATGAGGCGAGCGTAGCTGGTGGAATTCCAATTATCCGTACACTAATTGATGGTTTCTCATCGGATCGTGTTACTAAAATAATGGGTATAGTCAATGGTACAACTAACTTCATTTTAACTAAAATGACTCAAGAAGGTGCATCTTATGACGATGTACTTAAAGAAGCTCAAGCACTAGGATATGCAGAAGCGGATCCTACAAGTGATGTAGAAGGACTTGATGCTGCTCGTAAAATGACGATTTTAGCGCGTCTTGGTTTCCATACAGCTGTTTCTTTAGACGATGTATCAGTTAAAGGTATATCATCTGTTACGAAAGAAGATATTCAATACGCAAAACATCTTGGCTATCAATTGAAATTACTAGGAATCGCTGAATGTGATGAAAATCAAGTAAGTGTATCTGTGCAACCTACAATGGTGAAAAATTCGCATCCAATTGCTTCTGTTAACGGCGTATTCAATGCTGTACTAGTATATGGTGAAGCAGTAGGTGAAACGATGTTCTATGGCGCAGGTGCTGGCGAATTACCAACAGCAACTTCGGTAGTGGCTGACCTTGTCGCAGTAAGTAAAAATATTAAACTTGGCATCAGTGGTAAACGAGTTAACACTGCGTATAAACAGACAGTGCTTAAAACTGATGATCAAATCTCTTCTAAATACTTCTTATTGCTTGAAGTTGCTGATCGTGCGGGAGTACTTGCTCGCATTACACAGGAGTTTGCAAATCATGAAGTAAGCTTAGAATCTGTTCTACAACAACCTAATCAAAATCAAACTCATGCTGAGATTATCGTCATTACACATGATGCTAGCAAAGCCGCAATTCAAAATGTACTTTCATCATTCAATGCTCTTGATGTTATTCATGAAGTGAAGAGCGTATATCGAGTAGAAGGATAA
- the pheA gene encoding prephenate dehydratase, whose product MTTVALLPAGSVSDEAAKLFFSDESVEWKHHRMISDVFLSTVNEISNYSVIPIENTIDGSVSLHLDWLVHEVDLPIQAEWVYPSIQNLIGRRSELLNEWGQLDFTKVKKVISHPVAMSQCLEFIRENIPYAETEHVSSTAESVKIVADHPGEGIVAIGTKTASINNKLDILADSITDHNNNYTRFFLVGDKPYTARENSNMKTSILVTLPEDYAGALHQVLSAFAWRRINLSRIESRPTKKKLGSYYFYIEIKYSLEEFLLQAALQEIEAIGCQVRVLGCYPSYKYEQLL is encoded by the coding sequence ATGACAACAGTAGCTCTATTGCCAGCAGGATCAGTATCAGATGAAGCAGCAAAGTTATTTTTTTCAGATGAATCGGTTGAGTGGAAACATCATCGAATGATTTCAGATGTTTTTCTATCAACGGTAAATGAGATTAGCAATTATAGTGTTATTCCTATAGAGAACACGATCGATGGTTCAGTAAGTTTGCACTTAGATTGGCTTGTACATGAAGTAGATCTGCCAATTCAAGCGGAATGGGTATATCCCTCCATTCAGAATCTTATTGGTCGTCGTTCAGAATTGTTAAATGAATGGGGTCAATTGGATTTTACCAAAGTGAAAAAAGTAATTAGTCATCCTGTTGCGATGTCACAATGTCTTGAATTTATTCGTGAAAATATTCCATATGCAGAAACTGAACATGTAAGTAGTACAGCAGAATCAGTCAAGATCGTTGCAGATCATCCAGGTGAAGGTATAGTTGCTATCGGGACAAAGACCGCTTCGATTAATAATAAGTTAGATATATTAGCTGATTCGATCACTGATCACAATAATAACTACACACGTTTCTTCTTAGTAGGTGATAAGCCTTATACTGCTCGTGAGAATAGTAATATGAAGACAAGTATTCTTGTTACTCTACCTGAAGATTATGCTGGAGCATTACATCAAGTACTGTCTGCATTTGCGTGGAGAAGAATTAACTTATCCCGCATAGAATCTCGTCCGACGAAGAAGAAGTTAGGTAGTTATTATTTCTATATTGAAATTAAGTACTCGCTTGAAGAGTTTTTACTACAAGCAGCGCTCCAAGAAATTGAAGCGATTGGGTGTCAGGTGAGGGTGTTAGGTTGTTACCCAAGCTACAAATACGAACAACTTTTATAG
- the thrB gene encoding homoserine kinase, which translates to MNKIEKQSVVVKIPASTANLGPGFDALGMALSLYAWLELTIADETTVHLYGDGMEGIPKDHNNLVYKVAQKVFAKAGMPEQALKISMYSEIPLTRGLGSSASAIVGALVAANALIGQALTTDELFHMATELEGHPDNVGASIFGGIVISSWDEKTAPYVKITPPNTLETLVIVPNFQLSTEKARHALPSQYSKADVVFNIGRSSLLVAALASGQLELIRTAMQDRVHQPYRAALIPGMEYILEHATEKGALGAALSGAGPTLITFVDSQSTQQEELEQFLLECMKKEGITATTMWLSPDIYGARVIYESITQGESIAFMDLVKGDGH; encoded by the coding sequence ATGAACAAAATAGAAAAACAATCGGTAGTTGTTAAAATTCCTGCGAGTACTGCTAATTTGGGACCTGGTTTCGACGCACTAGGTATGGCCTTATCATTATATGCATGGCTAGAGCTTACAATAGCTGATGAAACAACGGTTCATCTATATGGCGATGGTATGGAAGGCATTCCGAAAGACCACAATAATTTAGTATATAAAGTAGCTCAAAAAGTGTTTGCTAAGGCAGGAATGCCAGAGCAAGCACTTAAAATAAGTATGTATAGTGAAATTCCTTTGACCCGTGGCTTGGGTAGTAGTGCGTCTGCCATAGTTGGAGCTCTAGTAGCTGCCAATGCGCTGATTGGACAGGCTTTGACTACTGATGAACTATTTCATATGGCTACAGAACTAGAAGGACATCCAGACAATGTAGGAGCGTCAATATTCGGTGGGATAGTTATTTCTTCATGGGATGAGAAAACAGCTCCATACGTGAAGATAACACCTCCTAACACGCTTGAAACATTAGTTATAGTACCAAATTTTCAATTATCAACAGAAAAAGCGAGACATGCATTGCCAAGTCAATATAGTAAAGCAGATGTAGTCTTTAATATTGGTCGCAGTTCGTTGCTTGTCGCAGCGCTCGCATCTGGTCAGCTTGAATTAATTCGTACCGCTATGCAAGATCGGGTACATCAACCGTATCGCGCGGCATTAATTCCCGGTATGGAATATATTTTAGAACATGCTACCGAAAAAGGTGCTCTTGGAGCAGCTCTAAGTGGTGCGGGACCAACATTAATTACATTTGTTGATTCGCAAAGTACGCAGCAAGAGGAACTTGAACAATTTTTACTTGAGTGCATGAAGAAGGAGGGCATTACAGCTACTACGATGTGGCTATCTCCAGATATTTATGGCGCGAGAGTCATTTACGAATCTATTACGCAAGGTGAATCAATCGCTTTTATGGATTTGGTTAAAGGAGACGGACACTAA
- a CDS encoding ABC transporter substrate-binding protein, producing the protein MKKKGMKWSSLLLLILVVAMIAAGCSSNSGDNSTKQSSGGTGKKTEILFWSPFSGSDGPFMKKIVDKYNSSQDQYKVDFVIHPNGEYYKQVDIALSSAKDKPSLMIMHVDKVPTYASKNQLQPIDDLATEAGISKTDFAVAPVEYGTIEDKWYTIPLDIHPLVMYYNKDLFVQAGVTTVPTNRAEFDEAITKLTDASKGVYGYVVPTLWPQQFIFPTLVWQNGGQLWDGNDVGFNSPEVVEVVQYLRNMIEAGTSPANVQQDGENTLFLQGKNAIQFNGPWMKSQFDEAGLNYGVATVPQLGKARQAVYAGSHGFVVPQGITDEKVVAGVGDFLKYVSSNSMDWAESGQALASIPMIESDEFKALEFQSTIASSFEYVQFSPNVVNWDTISEPIWSELNNALLGNKSVQEAMDDAVNKSHQAMK; encoded by the coding sequence ATGAAGAAAAAAGGGATGAAATGGTCTAGCTTACTTCTACTTATTCTAGTTGTTGCTATGATCGCAGCAGGATGCAGCAGTAATTCAGGTGACAACAGTACAAAACAAAGCTCAGGAGGAACTGGTAAGAAAACAGAAATATTGTTTTGGTCACCGTTCTCTGGCTCAGATGGACCTTTCATGAAGAAAATTGTTGATAAGTACAATAGCTCACAGGATCAATACAAAGTAGATTTTGTCATTCATCCAAACGGTGAGTATTACAAGCAAGTAGATATTGCACTAAGTTCAGCAAAAGATAAGCCAAGTCTTATGATTATGCACGTAGATAAGGTGCCAACATACGCTAGCAAAAATCAATTGCAACCAATCGATGATTTAGCAACCGAGGCGGGAATTTCCAAAACAGATTTTGCAGTAGCTCCCGTTGAATACGGTACAATCGAGGATAAATGGTATACGATTCCTTTGGATATTCATCCGTTAGTTATGTACTATAACAAAGATTTGTTCGTGCAAGCAGGCGTAACGACTGTTCCGACAAATCGTGCAGAGTTTGATGAAGCGATTACGAAGCTGACAGATGCTAGTAAGGGTGTCTATGGTTATGTAGTACCAACGCTATGGCCACAACAATTTATTTTCCCAACATTAGTTTGGCAAAATGGTGGTCAGCTATGGGATGGCAATGATGTGGGCTTTAATTCACCTGAGGTAGTTGAAGTTGTTCAATATCTTCGCAATATGATTGAAGCAGGTACTTCTCCAGCTAACGTGCAACAAGATGGCGAAAACACATTGTTCCTTCAAGGTAAAAATGCTATCCAATTTAACGGCCCATGGATGAAATCACAATTTGATGAAGCAGGTTTAAATTATGGAGTTGCTACTGTTCCTCAATTAGGTAAAGCTAGGCAAGCTGTATACGCTGGTTCTCATGGATTCGTAGTTCCTCAAGGCATTACAGATGAAAAAGTTGTTGCTGGCGTAGGTGATTTCTTGAAATACGTTTCTTCTAACTCTATGGATTGGGCTGAATCGGGTCAAGCACTTGCTTCGATTCCGATGATTGAAAGTGACGAGTTTAAAGCTTTGGAGTTCCAAAGCACGATTGCTTCTTCTTTCGAATATGTACAATTTAGTCCTAACGTTGTTAATTGGGATACCATTTCAGAGCCAATCTGGAGTGAATTGAACAATGCATTGCTTGGCAATAAAAGTGTTCAAGAAGCTATGGATGACGCAGTCAATAAATCTCATCAAGCGATGAAATAG
- a CDS encoding sugar ABC transporter permease, with protein MMKSSVGSRFTSFLFVIPYLIAFSVFLLFPILYGVYLSLHNFELLSVDHDFVGLANYIDIFTPGTYSNSVFFRGLWATFQFVIYSVPLLIFTGLGMAMLVNALPRRIRGLFRTVYFLPYALSASVMAVIWLMMFDTNAGFLNSLLQKLGIVGIPWLTATPWAWIALIITTLWWTIGFNMIIFINALNEVPEDYYEAASIDGANQWQKFIHITLPTIKPVMLFVMITSTIASFNVYAQPFLLTRGGPGDSTKVLLMNVLDQAFARKQIGSASAMAIMMAILIIIISLVQMKLTMAKKGEK; from the coding sequence ATGATGAAAAGTAGTGTGGGTTCCCGCTTTACTTCGTTTTTGTTCGTCATTCCGTATTTAATTGCTTTTAGTGTATTTTTACTATTTCCCATATTATATGGTGTGTACTTAAGTCTTCATAACTTTGAATTATTGTCCGTAGATCACGATTTTGTAGGATTGGCCAATTATATTGATATATTCACACCGGGAACGTATTCCAATAGTGTGTTTTTTAGAGGGCTTTGGGCAACTTTCCAGTTCGTAATTTACTCCGTGCCATTATTGATTTTTACAGGACTTGGGATGGCTATGCTAGTTAATGCATTACCTAGGAGAATTAGAGGGTTATTTAGAACGGTATATTTCTTGCCTTATGCATTATCCGCATCAGTTATGGCGGTCATATGGTTAATGATGTTTGATACGAATGCAGGATTTTTAAATAGCTTACTTCAAAAATTGGGAATTGTGGGAATTCCATGGCTAACAGCTACACCTTGGGCATGGATAGCCCTTATTATAACAACTTTATGGTGGACAATCGGATTTAACATGATTATTTTTATTAATGCACTTAATGAGGTGCCAGAAGATTACTATGAAGCAGCCTCGATTGATGGTGCGAATCAATGGCAGAAGTTTATTCATATCACGTTACCTACGATTAAGCCCGTTATGCTTTTTGTCATGATTACTTCGACGATTGCATCCTTTAATGTTTACGCACAGCCGTTCCTTCTAACGAGAGGTGGGCCTGGTGATTCGACTAAAGTATTGTTAATGAATGTACTTGATCAAGCATTTGCTCGTAAACAAATTGGTTCAGCTTCAGCAATGGCTATTATGATGGCGATACTAATCATAATAATTTCCCTCGTACAAATGAAACTAACGATGGCTAAGAAGGGGGAGAAATAG